One genomic segment of Brevibacillus laterosporus LMG 15441 includes these proteins:
- the sbnA gene encoding 2,3-diaminopropionate biosynthesis protein SbnA, translated as MLSKLDELQSFIGDTPLLHLKNDTMNLYTKLEFQNYSGSVKVRPAYYILKSAIERGEITPTTTVIESTSGNFGIALAYLCKKLEIPFIPIVDNNINEIYEKVLRVTATKVIKVTERDETGGYLLNRIRKVNELLRTIKDSFWTNQYANRDSFLAHYHGLGREIADSFEHLDYVFIGVSSCGTIAGVSRRLKEKFPSVKVIAVDTEGSVIFGNSPKKRFIPGIGSSMVPEILKEAMIDEVIHVPEYRAIQGCHELLEKHALFVGGSSGSSYYAIKHYFADKTFQTPPNVVFLCPDSGLSYVDTIYNKEWVEKFCLHQS; from the coding sequence ATGCTATCAAAACTAGACGAGCTACAGTCATTTATTGGTGATACACCTCTTTTACATTTGAAAAACGATACGATGAACCTTTATACCAAGCTGGAATTTCAGAATTATAGTGGAAGTGTGAAAGTTCGGCCGGCTTATTACATATTAAAATCTGCAATTGAGAGAGGCGAAATAACCCCTACGACTACTGTAATTGAATCTACTTCCGGAAATTTTGGCATCGCATTAGCCTATTTATGTAAAAAGCTCGAAATTCCCTTTATACCTATTGTTGATAATAATATTAATGAGATATATGAAAAGGTTTTACGTGTCACCGCTACCAAGGTGATAAAAGTAACCGAGCGAGACGAGACTGGTGGTTATTTATTAAATCGAATAAGAAAAGTAAATGAACTTCTACGTACAATCAAAGATTCATTTTGGACAAATCAGTATGCAAACCGGGATAGCTTCCTGGCTCATTATCATGGATTAGGCAGGGAAATTGCCGACTCCTTTGAACATCTGGATTATGTGTTTATCGGTGTTAGCTCGTGTGGAACCATTGCTGGTGTGTCCCGCAGATTAAAAGAAAAGTTTCCATCCGTTAAGGTTATTGCAGTAGATACAGAGGGTTCGGTGATATTTGGGAATAGTCCGAAAAAACGCTTTATTCCAGGGATTGGATCTAGCATGGTCCCAGAAATACTGAAGGAGGCTATGATCGACGAGGTGATTCATGTACCCGAGTATCGAGCAATCCAAGGGTGTCACGAACTGCTAGAAAAGCACGCTTTATTTGTAGGTGGCTCATCGGGCAGCTCCTATTATGCTATCAAGCATTATTTTGCAGATAAGACATTTCAAACACCGCCGAATGTAGTCTTTCTTTGTCCTGATAGCGGTTTATCTTATGTGGATACGATTTATAACAAAGAGTGGGTAGAAAAATTCTGCCTACACCAATCATAA
- the fabG gene encoding 3-oxoacyl-ACP reductase FabG, with protein MSQINTQKLQAKVVIVTGGANGIGKETVKLFLEEGAKVVIADYNQSAGITLLEECQQAGFEHVRYVQVDVSNMESVEKLVQSVIEAFSTVDILINNAGITQDAMVAKMTVEQWQRVIDVNLNGVFYCTKAVIPHLIEKGSGKIINTSSIVGCAGNIGQTNYAASKAGVIGMTKTWAKELGRKGITVNAVAPGFIETSMALKVPEKVLSNLVAQIPLHRLGKPSDIAKAYLFLASEDADYVNGTVLEVNGGLSI; from the coding sequence ATGAGTCAGATTAATACGCAGAAGCTACAAGCAAAAGTAGTGATCGTAACAGGAGGAGCCAATGGTATAGGCAAAGAGACCGTGAAGCTGTTTTTAGAGGAAGGCGCAAAGGTGGTCATCGCTGATTATAATCAAAGTGCGGGAATCACCTTATTGGAGGAGTGCCAGCAGGCTGGTTTTGAGCATGTTAGGTATGTACAGGTAGATGTCTCCAACATGGAGAGTGTCGAGAAGCTGGTTCAAAGTGTAATCGAAGCATTTTCCACAGTGGACATTTTGATTAACAATGCGGGGATTACGCAGGATGCTATGGTAGCAAAAATGACGGTAGAGCAATGGCAACGGGTTATTGATGTTAACCTGAATGGGGTTTTCTACTGCACAAAAGCAGTTATTCCGCATCTGATTGAGAAAGGCTCGGGTAAAATTATTAATACATCATCTATTGTCGGCTGTGCTGGTAATATTGGCCAAACCAACTATGCTGCATCTAAAGCAGGAGTAATTGGGATGACAAAAACTTGGGCCAAGGAGCTAGGTAGAAAGGGAATAACGGTCAATGCGGTTGCTCCGGGCTTTATTGAAACTTCAATGGCTCTAAAGGTACCTGAGAAGGTACTGTCAAATTTGGTTGCCCAAATTCCTCTCCATCGTCTAGGGAAGCCATCTGATATTGCAAAAGCTTACCTATTCTTAGCCTCAGAGGATGCAGATTATGTAAACGGTACGGTCTTAGAGGTGAATGGCGGACTGTCGATTTGA
- a CDS encoding 6-bladed beta-propeller has protein sequence MKSLENRPFCHKRSRLHTLFVTNLLSIICSFSLIFLVGSPVFASSFTYSEAWGNEADDPSMFRTPVAMAKDLTGNIYVADMGNHRIVKMNKSGKVLETFGGLGDKPGKFNMPFGVAIDKEGNILVADTGNYRIQKFDHQFHFLKSWGTRGKGEGEFGFPRELAVDSKNNYYVTDEYNHRIQKFDQAGAYLLTIGTYGKGQGELALPQGIAISPTDEVYIADTFNNRIQVFNDKGKFQRQIGKGESGLGPCQFNFPRGINFDPLSGAFYVADTFNNRIMKFDQQDRFLYTVGLFPILIYPNQVLPDGGGKFYVTDTGNNRIVVYKDSVLSAVLDGSIGNSRGDKKQYAGPFDVEIDKSGNIFVADSFNHRILKYNSSGVLVGKWGNNFGNGGPNAFGSLPGQFIVPRQVAIDAYGFVYVADSVNHRIQKFTNTGVFVATYGSMGYLSGFFQFPAGVAVDSKGNIFVADTLNHRIQKFNPFFIYMTEWGQKGTKEGQFNQPMQLAIDSKDNIYVVDRNNHRIQKFDNSGRFLAKWGTNGGVGATDQLGNWKEGKGDLFLPIGIAIDKQDRVYVADTSNNRMEMYDQEGKFLKEWGHFSGADGHFFSPQGVGIDSSGALWIADGLLQRIQKFVPSD, from the coding sequence ATGAAAAGCTTGGAAAATCGCCCTTTTTGTCATAAGCGATCAAGGCTTCATACACTTTTTGTAACCAACCTACTCTCCATAATCTGTTCGTTTTCCCTAATTTTCCTTGTGGGGTCACCTGTGTTTGCCTCAAGCTTTACGTATTCAGAAGCTTGGGGAAATGAAGCAGACGATCCTTCGATGTTCCGTACGCCAGTCGCTATGGCAAAGGATCTTACTGGCAATATATATGTGGCTGATATGGGGAATCATCGGATTGTGAAAATGAATAAGTCTGGTAAGGTACTAGAGACCTTTGGTGGTCTTGGTGACAAGCCAGGAAAGTTCAACATGCCGTTTGGAGTCGCTATTGATAAGGAGGGGAATATTCTAGTAGCAGATACGGGGAATTATCGGATACAAAAGTTTGATCATCAATTCCATTTTTTAAAAAGCTGGGGAACCCGTGGGAAAGGGGAAGGAGAGTTTGGTTTTCCACGAGAGCTAGCGGTTGACAGCAAGAATAACTATTATGTTACTGATGAATATAATCATCGTATTCAAAAGTTTGATCAGGCTGGGGCATATCTACTAACGATTGGCACATACGGAAAAGGACAAGGAGAGCTTGCCCTCCCACAAGGAATTGCAATTAGTCCAACTGATGAGGTATACATAGCTGACACATTTAATAATCGAATACAGGTGTTTAATGATAAAGGCAAGTTCCAAAGACAGATTGGAAAAGGTGAATCTGGTCTTGGACCCTGCCAATTTAATTTTCCGAGAGGCATCAATTTCGATCCTTTATCAGGTGCATTCTACGTGGCAGATACCTTTAACAATCGGATCATGAAATTTGATCAGCAGGATCGCTTTTTGTATACTGTGGGACTATTTCCGATTTTAATCTATCCAAACCAGGTGTTGCCTGATGGGGGTGGGAAATTCTACGTAACAGATACGGGGAATAATCGGATTGTTGTCTATAAAGATTCCGTTTTGAGTGCTGTGCTAGATGGTTCTATCGGAAACTCTCGTGGTGACAAAAAGCAGTATGCGGGTCCTTTCGATGTGGAAATTGACAAAAGCGGCAATATCTTTGTGGCTGATTCATTTAATCATAGGATTCTAAAGTATAATTCCAGTGGAGTGCTCGTTGGAAAATGGGGCAATAATTTCGGAAATGGTGGCCCCAATGCTTTTGGCAGTTTGCCTGGTCAATTTATCGTTCCACGTCAGGTTGCTATAGATGCTTACGGATTTGTTTATGTTGCTGACTCTGTGAATCATCGCATTCAGAAATTTACCAATACGGGTGTTTTTGTAGCTACCTATGGATCGATGGGCTATCTCAGCGGTTTTTTTCAATTTCCAGCAGGTGTAGCAGTTGATAGTAAAGGAAACATCTTTGTGGCTGATACACTTAATCATCGCATTCAAAAATTTAATCCGTTTTTCATTTACATGACAGAATGGGGCCAAAAGGGAACAAAAGAAGGCCAGTTTAACCAGCCAATGCAATTGGCCATTGATTCAAAAGACAACATATATGTGGTGGATCGGAATAATCATCGTATTCAGAAGTTTGATAATAGCGGACGTTTTCTAGCTAAATGGGGAACGAATGGTGGTGTAGGTGCAACAGACCAATTGGGAAATTGGAAGGAAGGAAAAGGGGATTTGTTTCTCCCAATCGGTATTGCCATAGATAAACAGGATCGTGTTTATGTCGCGGATACCTCGAACAATCGAATGGAAATGTACGATCAAGAGGGAAAATTTCTTAAGGAGTGGGGGCATTTTAGTGGAGCAGACGGACATTTTTTCTCTCCGCAGGGAGTAGGGATTGATTCTTCAGGAGCACTGTGGATTGCGGATGGGCTGCTGCAACGGATTCAAAAATTCGTTCCATCGGACTAA